Proteins encoded in a region of the Capra hircus breed San Clemente chromosome 3, ASM170441v1, whole genome shotgun sequence genome:
- the MSTO1 gene encoding protein misato homolog 1 isoform X2 translates to MAGGAREVLTLQLGHFAGFVGAHWWNQQDAALCRPTDAKEPPGELCPDVLYRTGRTLHGQETYTPRLILMDLKGSLSSLKQEGGLYRDKQLDAAIAWQGKLTTHKEELHPKNPYLQDLLSAEGVLSSDGTWRVKSIPNGKGLPPFTNGRTPKPVMPTEGSIRVWSDFLRVHLHPRSICMIHKYNHDGEAGRLEAFGQGESILKEPKYLEELEDRLHFYVEECDYLQGFQILCDLHDGFSGLGAKAAELLQDEYSGRGIITWGLLPGPYRLGELQKNIYRLLNTAFGLVHLSAHSSLVCPLSLGGSLGLRPEPPVSFPLLQYDAALPFHCGAILATALDTVTVPYRLRSSPVSMVHLADMLNFSGKKVVTAGATIPFPLVPSQSLPDALMQLGEATPWTPLSACGDPSGTCCFAQSVVLRGLDRARHTSQLTPGTPLPSPLHACTTGEEVLAQYLQQQQPRVRSSSHLLLTPCKVVPPYPSLFSSSLSRHGSVLDGLPTGTAVESIPVLGALCSSSSLNRALGDLAKDLSKLDLRRWASFMDAGVEQDDLEETLQELRSLAQCYESGGGRLVD, encoded by the exons ATGGCGGGCGGGGCTCGGGAGGTGCTCACTTTGCAGTTGGGACATTTTGCTGGTTTCGTAGGAGCGCACTGGTGGAACCAGCAG GATGCTGCGTTGTGCAGGCCGACCGATGCCAAGGAGCCGCCGGGAGAGCTGTGCCCCGACGTCCTGTACCGGACCGGCCGGACATTACACGGCCAAGAGACCTACACGCCGAGACTCATCCTCATGGATCTGAAGG GTAGTCTGAGCTCTCTAAAGCAAGAAGGTGGACTCTACAGGGACAAACAGCTAGATGCTGCCATAGCATG GCAAGGGAAGCTCACCACACACAAAGAGGAACTCCATCCCAAGAACCCTTATCTCCAGGACCTTCTGAGTGCAGAG GGAGTGCTGAGTAGTGATGGTACCTGGAGGGTCAAATCAATTCCCAATGGTAAAG GTCTCCCACCATTCACCAACGGTAGGACTCCAAAACCAGTTATGCCCACAGAGGGCAGTATCAGAGTCTGGTCAGACTTCCTCAGAGTCCATCTCCACCCCCGGAGCATCTGTATGATTCACAAGTACAACCATGATGG GGAGGCAGGCCGCCTGGAGGCTTTCGGCCAAGGGGAGAGCATCCTAAAGGAACCCAAGTACCTGGAAGAGCTGGAGGACAGGCTGCATTTCTACGTGGAAGAGTGTGACTACCTGCAG GGCTTCCAGATTCTGTGTGACCTGCATGATGGCTTCTCGGGGCTGGGTGCCAAGGCTGCGGAGTTGCTACAAGACGAGTATTCAGGGCGGGGAATAATCACCTGGGGCCTGCTCCCTGGTCCGTACCGCCTTGGG GagctgcagaaaaacatctaccgtCTGTTAAACACAGCTTTCGGGCTGGTGCACCTGTCTGCTCACAGCTCTCTGGTCTGCCCCTTATCCTTGGGTGGGAGCCTGGGGCTGCGACCCGAGCCGCCCGTCAGCTTCCCTCTCCTGCAGTATGAT GCCGCTCTGCCCTTCCACTGTGGTGCCATCCTGGCTACAGCCCTGGACACAGTCACTGTTCCTTATCGCCTACGCTCCTCACCAGTTTCCATGGTCCATCTGGCTGATATGCTGAACTTCTCTGGGAAAAAG GTGGTGACCGCAGGAGCAACTATCCCCTTCCCCTTAGTTCCAAGCCAGTCCCTCCCTGATGCCCTGATGCAGCTTGGAGAGGCCACCCCGTGGACCCCACTGTCTGCATGTGGGGACCCTTCTGGAACATGCTGCTTTGCCCAGTCGGTGGTGCTGAGGGGTCTAGACAGAGCACGCCACACCAG CCAGCTCACCCCCGGGACGCCTCTGCCCTCCCCACTCCATGCGTGCACCACTGGGGAAGAAGTCTTGGCCCAGtatttgcagcagcagcagcctagagtCAGGAG CTCTTCTCATCTGCTGCTGACTCCCTGCAAGGTGGTCCCGCCttacccctccctcttctcctcaagCCTCAGCCGGCACGGTTCAGTTCTGGACGGTCTCCCAACAGGGACAG CGGTGGAGAGCATCCCAGTGCTCGGGGCCctctgctcctcttcctccttgaaCCGGGCCCTGGGGGATTTGGCCAAAGATCTCTCCAAACTCGACCTGCGGCGCTGGGCCAGCTTCATGGACGCTGGGGTGGAACAGGATGACCTAGAGGAGACGCTGCAGGAACTGCGCAGCCTGGCCCAGTGCTACGAGAGCGGCGGCGGCAGACTCGTGGACTAA
- the MSTO1 gene encoding protein misato homolog 1 isoform X1, producing the protein MAGGAREVLTLQLGHFAGFVGAHWWNQQDAALCRPTDAKEPPGELCPDVLYRTGRTLHGQETYTPRLILMDLKGSLSSLKQEGGLYRDKQLDAAIAWQGKLTTHKEELHPKNPYLQDLLSAEGVLSSDGTWRVKSIPNGKGLPPFTNGRTPKPVMPTEGSIRVWSDFLRVHLHPRSICMIHKYNHDGEAGRLEAFGQGESILKEPKYLEELEDRLHFYVEECDYLQGFQILCDLHDGFSGLGAKAAELLQDEYSGRGIITWGLLPGPYRLGELQKNIYRLLNTAFGLVHLSAHSSLVCPLSLGGSLGLRPEPPVSFPLLQYDAALPFHCGAILATALDTVTVPYRLRSSPVSMVHLADMLNFSGKKVVTAGATIPFPLVPSQSLPDALMQLGEATPWTPLSACGDPSGTCCFAQSVVLRGLDRARHTSQLTPGTPLPSPLHACTTGEEVLAQYLQQQQPRVRSSSHLLLTPCKVVPPYPSLFSSSLSRHGSVLDGLPTGTGSQGTVQLTIQSSLPEPREGQPPSSLPAAVESIPVLGALCSSSSLNRALGDLAKDLSKLDLRRWASFMDAGVEQDDLEETLQELRSLAQCYESGGGRLVD; encoded by the exons ATGGCGGGCGGGGCTCGGGAGGTGCTCACTTTGCAGTTGGGACATTTTGCTGGTTTCGTAGGAGCGCACTGGTGGAACCAGCAG GATGCTGCGTTGTGCAGGCCGACCGATGCCAAGGAGCCGCCGGGAGAGCTGTGCCCCGACGTCCTGTACCGGACCGGCCGGACATTACACGGCCAAGAGACCTACACGCCGAGACTCATCCTCATGGATCTGAAGG GTAGTCTGAGCTCTCTAAAGCAAGAAGGTGGACTCTACAGGGACAAACAGCTAGATGCTGCCATAGCATG GCAAGGGAAGCTCACCACACACAAAGAGGAACTCCATCCCAAGAACCCTTATCTCCAGGACCTTCTGAGTGCAGAG GGAGTGCTGAGTAGTGATGGTACCTGGAGGGTCAAATCAATTCCCAATGGTAAAG GTCTCCCACCATTCACCAACGGTAGGACTCCAAAACCAGTTATGCCCACAGAGGGCAGTATCAGAGTCTGGTCAGACTTCCTCAGAGTCCATCTCCACCCCCGGAGCATCTGTATGATTCACAAGTACAACCATGATGG GGAGGCAGGCCGCCTGGAGGCTTTCGGCCAAGGGGAGAGCATCCTAAAGGAACCCAAGTACCTGGAAGAGCTGGAGGACAGGCTGCATTTCTACGTGGAAGAGTGTGACTACCTGCAG GGCTTCCAGATTCTGTGTGACCTGCATGATGGCTTCTCGGGGCTGGGTGCCAAGGCTGCGGAGTTGCTACAAGACGAGTATTCAGGGCGGGGAATAATCACCTGGGGCCTGCTCCCTGGTCCGTACCGCCTTGGG GagctgcagaaaaacatctaccgtCTGTTAAACACAGCTTTCGGGCTGGTGCACCTGTCTGCTCACAGCTCTCTGGTCTGCCCCTTATCCTTGGGTGGGAGCCTGGGGCTGCGACCCGAGCCGCCCGTCAGCTTCCCTCTCCTGCAGTATGAT GCCGCTCTGCCCTTCCACTGTGGTGCCATCCTGGCTACAGCCCTGGACACAGTCACTGTTCCTTATCGCCTACGCTCCTCACCAGTTTCCATGGTCCATCTGGCTGATATGCTGAACTTCTCTGGGAAAAAG GTGGTGACCGCAGGAGCAACTATCCCCTTCCCCTTAGTTCCAAGCCAGTCCCTCCCTGATGCCCTGATGCAGCTTGGAGAGGCCACCCCGTGGACCCCACTGTCTGCATGTGGGGACCCTTCTGGAACATGCTGCTTTGCCCAGTCGGTGGTGCTGAGGGGTCTAGACAGAGCACGCCACACCAG CCAGCTCACCCCCGGGACGCCTCTGCCCTCCCCACTCCATGCGTGCACCACTGGGGAAGAAGTCTTGGCCCAGtatttgcagcagcagcagcctagagtCAGGAG CTCTTCTCATCTGCTGCTGACTCCCTGCAAGGTGGTCCCGCCttacccctccctcttctcctcaagCCTCAGCCGGCACGGTTCAGTTCTGGACGGTCTCCCAACAGGGACAG GGAGCCAGGGCACTGTGCAGCTTACTATACAGTCAAGCCTGCCAGAGCCCAGAGAAGGACAGCCGCCATCCTCTCTCCCCGCAGCGGTGGAGAGCATCCCAGTGCTCGGGGCCctctgctcctcttcctccttgaaCCGGGCCCTGGGGGATTTGGCCAAAGATCTCTCCAAACTCGACCTGCGGCGCTGGGCCAGCTTCATGGACGCTGGGGTGGAACAGGATGACCTAGAGGAGACGCTGCAGGAACTGCGCAGCCTGGCCCAGTGCTACGAGAGCGGCGGCGGCAGACTCGTGGACTAA
- the MSTO1 gene encoding protein misato homolog 1 isoform X3: protein MVARVSQLPVFPFACGVSSSGSLSSLKQEGGLYRDKQLDAAIAWQGKLTTHKEELHPKNPYLQDLLSAEGVLSSDGTWRVKSIPNGKGLPPFTNGRTPKPVMPTEGSIRVWSDFLRVHLHPRSICMIHKYNHDGEAGRLEAFGQGESILKEPKYLEELEDRLHFYVEECDYLQGFQILCDLHDGFSGLGAKAAELLQDEYSGRGIITWGLLPGPYRLGELQKNIYRLLNTAFGLVHLSAHSSLVCPLSLGGSLGLRPEPPVSFPLLQYDAALPFHCGAILATALDTVTVPYRLRSSPVSMVHLADMLNFSGKKVVTAGATIPFPLVPSQSLPDALMQLGEATPWTPLSACGDPSGTCCFAQSVVLRGLDRARHTSQLTPGTPLPSPLHACTTGEEVLAQYLQQQQPRVRSSSHLLLTPCKVVPPYPSLFSSSLSRHGSVLDGLPTGTGSQGTVQLTIQSSLPEPREGQPPSSLPAAVESIPVLGALCSSSSLNRALGDLAKDLSKLDLRRWASFMDAGVEQDDLEETLQELRSLAQCYESGGGRLVD, encoded by the exons ATGGTGGCCCGGGTCAGCCAGTTACCAGTGTTCCCCTTCGCGTGTGGAGTTTCTAGCAGCG GTAGTCTGAGCTCTCTAAAGCAAGAAGGTGGACTCTACAGGGACAAACAGCTAGATGCTGCCATAGCATG GCAAGGGAAGCTCACCACACACAAAGAGGAACTCCATCCCAAGAACCCTTATCTCCAGGACCTTCTGAGTGCAGAG GGAGTGCTGAGTAGTGATGGTACCTGGAGGGTCAAATCAATTCCCAATGGTAAAG GTCTCCCACCATTCACCAACGGTAGGACTCCAAAACCAGTTATGCCCACAGAGGGCAGTATCAGAGTCTGGTCAGACTTCCTCAGAGTCCATCTCCACCCCCGGAGCATCTGTATGATTCACAAGTACAACCATGATGG GGAGGCAGGCCGCCTGGAGGCTTTCGGCCAAGGGGAGAGCATCCTAAAGGAACCCAAGTACCTGGAAGAGCTGGAGGACAGGCTGCATTTCTACGTGGAAGAGTGTGACTACCTGCAG GGCTTCCAGATTCTGTGTGACCTGCATGATGGCTTCTCGGGGCTGGGTGCCAAGGCTGCGGAGTTGCTACAAGACGAGTATTCAGGGCGGGGAATAATCACCTGGGGCCTGCTCCCTGGTCCGTACCGCCTTGGG GagctgcagaaaaacatctaccgtCTGTTAAACACAGCTTTCGGGCTGGTGCACCTGTCTGCTCACAGCTCTCTGGTCTGCCCCTTATCCTTGGGTGGGAGCCTGGGGCTGCGACCCGAGCCGCCCGTCAGCTTCCCTCTCCTGCAGTATGAT GCCGCTCTGCCCTTCCACTGTGGTGCCATCCTGGCTACAGCCCTGGACACAGTCACTGTTCCTTATCGCCTACGCTCCTCACCAGTTTCCATGGTCCATCTGGCTGATATGCTGAACTTCTCTGGGAAAAAG GTGGTGACCGCAGGAGCAACTATCCCCTTCCCCTTAGTTCCAAGCCAGTCCCTCCCTGATGCCCTGATGCAGCTTGGAGAGGCCACCCCGTGGACCCCACTGTCTGCATGTGGGGACCCTTCTGGAACATGCTGCTTTGCCCAGTCGGTGGTGCTGAGGGGTCTAGACAGAGCACGCCACACCAG CCAGCTCACCCCCGGGACGCCTCTGCCCTCCCCACTCCATGCGTGCACCACTGGGGAAGAAGTCTTGGCCCAGtatttgcagcagcagcagcctagagtCAGGAG CTCTTCTCATCTGCTGCTGACTCCCTGCAAGGTGGTCCCGCCttacccctccctcttctcctcaagCCTCAGCCGGCACGGTTCAGTTCTGGACGGTCTCCCAACAGGGACAG GGAGCCAGGGCACTGTGCAGCTTACTATACAGTCAAGCCTGCCAGAGCCCAGAGAAGGACAGCCGCCATCCTCTCTCCCCGCAGCGGTGGAGAGCATCCCAGTGCTCGGGGCCctctgctcctcttcctccttgaaCCGGGCCCTGGGGGATTTGGCCAAAGATCTCTCCAAACTCGACCTGCGGCGCTGGGCCAGCTTCATGGACGCTGGGGTGGAACAGGATGACCTAGAGGAGACGCTGCAGGAACTGCGCAGCCTGGCCCAGTGCTACGAGAGCGGCGGCGGCAGACTCGTGGACTAA